The following are encoded in a window of Novosphingobium sp. ZN18A2 genomic DNA:
- a CDS encoding amidohydrolase family protein, translating to MSARILASGAAMLLAAAAATPAVAADTAFTNATVVIGDGSAPVEHGTVVVRDGKILAAGANVPVPAGATVVDAGGKWITPGLVIAVTDLGLLDVGAVSSSNDSEADKSVFNAALDVSTAVDPEALPLEVSRAGGVTRAAVSASAGNSIFAGQGAYIDLGADPQAVEKPRAFQLVELGERGARLAGGSRLAAQALLRNALAEAREIAAMPKGTRRDDVLLTRSDAVALVPVVTGKQPLYVHVERASDIRGALALKSEFPALNLVIVGASEGWRVAGTLAAAKVPVIAQPMTDLPGRFETMAATQSNIGRMTKAGVKVAIGGMFDMDQPRYAPQYAGNLVAVGKMPGATGLTWGQAFAAISSVPAGIMGEGDRYGSLLPGRDADVVVWDGDPLEVGNAPVKVYIDGVEQPVSNHQTRLRERYRHPAPGALPKAWDW from the coding sequence ATGAGCGCGCGCATCCTTGCTTCAGGCGCAGCCATGCTGCTTGCCGCCGCTGCAGCCACGCCCGCCGTTGCGGCCGACACGGCCTTTACCAACGCCACCGTCGTGATCGGAGACGGCAGCGCGCCTGTCGAACACGGTACGGTCGTGGTGCGCGACGGCAAGATCCTTGCCGCGGGCGCGAATGTGCCGGTGCCCGCCGGTGCGACCGTGGTGGACGCGGGCGGAAAGTGGATCACGCCGGGCCTTGTTATCGCCGTTACCGACCTGGGCCTGCTGGATGTCGGCGCGGTCAGTTCAAGCAATGACAGCGAAGCCGATAAATCGGTGTTCAACGCCGCGCTCGACGTTTCGACCGCGGTCGATCCCGAGGCGCTGCCGCTGGAAGTCAGCCGCGCGGGCGGCGTGACGCGCGCCGCGGTGTCGGCAAGCGCGGGCAATTCGATCTTTGCCGGGCAGGGCGCCTATATCGACCTCGGCGCCGATCCACAGGCGGTGGAAAAGCCGCGCGCGTTCCAGCTGGTCGAACTGGGTGAGCGCGGTGCGCGCCTTGCCGGGGGAAGCCGCCTTGCCGCACAGGCGCTGTTGCGCAACGCCTTGGCCGAGGCGCGCGAGATCGCGGCAATGCCGAAAGGCACGCGGCGGGACGACGTGCTGCTCACCCGGTCGGACGCGGTGGCGCTGGTACCGGTCGTGACCGGCAAGCAGCCGCTTTACGTCCATGTTGAGCGCGCATCCGACATTCGCGGTGCGCTGGCGCTGAAGTCGGAGTTCCCCGCGTTGAATCTGGTGATCGTCGGCGCATCGGAAGGCTGGCGCGTGGCCGGTACGCTTGCCGCCGCCAAGGTGCCGGTGATCGCGCAGCCGATGACCGACCTGCCCGGCCGGTTCGAGACGATGGCCGCAACGCAGTCCAACATCGGACGCATGACGAAGGCGGGCGTCAAGGTGGCGATCGGCGGAATGTTCGACATGGACCAGCCGCGCTATGCCCCGCAATACGCGGGAAACCTTGTCGCTGTCGGCAAGATGCCCGGCGCAACGGGACTGACCTGGGGACAGGCTTTCGCCGCGATCAGTTCCGTGCCCGCTGGGATCATGGGCGAGGGCGACCGGTACGGCAGCCTGCTGCCCGGCCGCGACGCGGATGTGGTGGTTTGGGACGGCGATCCGCTTGAAGTGGGCAATGCGCCCGTGAAAGTGTATATCGACGGCGTGGAGCAGCCGGTTTCCAACCACCAGACGCGGCTGCGCGAACGCTATCGCCATCCCGCACCGGGCGCGTTGCCCAAGGCCTGGGACTGGTAA
- a CDS encoding amidohydrolase produces MSAPDDNPYPSTYRPYPGRPVAIVGATVFDGTGAEIDNGTVLVSGGKVEAVGDASLTVPEGYDRIDGRGKYVTPGVIDIHSHLGVYPSPGVRALSDGNEATSPTTPEVWAEHSVWPQDPGFTRALVNGGVTSLQILPGSANLMGGRSVVLKNVPGRTVQSMKFPGAPYGLKMACGENPKRVYGSKGRMPSTRMGNFAVDRETWIKAVEYKKKRDAGKLEKRDLAMETLVGVLDGKILVHNHCYRADEMAQVIDMSKEFGYHVAAFHHAVEAYKIGDLLKQKDICSAIWADWWGFKMEAYDGIPENAALLQDAGACVIIHSDDEYGIQRLNQEAAKAQGAGRRMGISIPDGQVVRWFTLNPAHAMGIDKVTGSLTPGKMGDVVLWNGNPLSVYSRPEKVWIDGAMLYDADNPKMRPVSDFELGQPGEGDVK; encoded by the coding sequence ATGTCCGCGCCCGACGACAATCCCTATCCATCGACTTATCGCCCCTATCCGGGTCGGCCGGTCGCGATCGTGGGGGCGACCGTGTTCGACGGGACCGGCGCGGAGATAGACAACGGCACGGTGCTGGTATCGGGCGGCAAGGTGGAAGCGGTCGGCGATGCCTCGCTGACGGTGCCCGAAGGCTATGACCGGATCGATGGGCGCGGCAAATACGTGACGCCCGGCGTGATCGACATCCACAGCCACCTTGGCGTCTATCCCAGCCCCGGCGTTCGTGCCCTTTCGGACGGTAACGAAGCGACCAGCCCGACCACGCCCGAAGTATGGGCGGAACATTCGGTCTGGCCGCAAGACCCGGGCTTCACGCGCGCGCTTGTCAACGGCGGCGTCACCAGCCTGCAGATCCTGCCCGGTTCGGCCAACCTGATGGGCGGGCGTTCGGTGGTGCTCAAGAACGTGCCGGGCCGCACGGTGCAATCGATGAAGTTCCCCGGCGCGCCCTATGGCCTGAAAATGGCGTGCGGGGAGAATCCCAAGCGCGTCTATGGATCGAAGGGCCGCATGCCTTCCACGCGGATGGGCAATTTCGCGGTCGACCGCGAGACGTGGATCAAGGCGGTAGAATACAAAAAGAAGCGCGACGCCGGTAAGCTGGAGAAGCGTGACCTCGCGATGGAAACGCTGGTCGGCGTGCTCGACGGCAAGATCCTGGTGCACAACCACTGTTACCGCGCGGACGAGATGGCGCAGGTCATCGATATGTCGAAGGAGTTCGGCTATCACGTCGCCGCGTTCCACCACGCGGTGGAAGCCTACAAGATCGGCGACCTGCTGAAGCAGAAAGACATCTGCTCGGCAATCTGGGCCGATTGGTGGGGCTTCAAGATGGAAGCCTATGACGGCATCCCCGAAAACGCGGCGCTGCTGCAGGATGCGGGCGCGTGCGTGATTATCCATTCGGACGATGAATACGGCATCCAGCGCCTGAATCAGGAAGCCGCGAAGGCGCAGGGCGCGGGTCGCCGCATGGGCATTTCCATCCCGGACGGGCAGGTGGTGCGCTGGTTCACGCTGAACCCCGCGCACGCGATGGGAATCGACAAGGTGACGGGCAGTCTCACCCCCGGAAAGATGGGTGACGTGGTGCTGTGGAACGGTAACCCGCTGTCGGTCTATTCGCGGCCCGAAAAGGTCTGGATCGACGGCGCGATGCTTTACGATGCGGACAATCCGAAAATGCGGCCGGTTAGCGATTTCGAACTTGGCCAGCCCGGTGAAGGAGACGTGAAATGA